The proteins below are encoded in one region of Lactuca sativa cultivar Salinas chromosome 3, Lsat_Salinas_v11, whole genome shotgun sequence:
- the LOC128132975 gene encoding uncharacterized protein LOC128132975, whose amino-acid sequence MLLVDISSKKKKKRIERIKAKESEETGHAYTQDLIHECPIQCFDMMRLSQDAFVLLCNHFTQRNWWQRSRTISVEEKMAIFLHVIGHNERFRAVKEREIIVPTSSNTPRNPSERHRRLKNIFPGALGALDGTLVHAVVPVDEQTRYRGRGKDKYYLCDAAYTNTRGFMAPYRNTRYWLADFRRNRALTKEEMFNHAHAQLRNIIERVYGVLKMRFPILKRMAPYPFPVQRDIVIACVAVHNFIKKYDIQDDLFTNFEQNTMVTPNVGGGGNEGQNIQGIEWGSEAVEYMTTLRDHIANQLLSNGSR is encoded by the exons ATGCTATTGGTTGATATTAGttcgaaaaagaaaaaaaaaagaattgaaaGAATAAAAGCTAAGGAATCGGAAGAAACCGGGCATGCATATACACAAGATTTGATACACGAATGTCCTATACAATGTTTTGATATGATGCGTCTTTCACAAGATGCATTTGTATTATTATGCAATCATTTTACTCAAAGAAATTGGTGGCAACGTAGTAGGACAATAAGCGTTGAAGAGAAGATGGCTATATTTTTACATGTTATAGGACATAATGAACGTTTTCGAGCTGttaaagaaag AGAAATTATTGTACCAACATCTTCTAATACACCAAGAAATCCCTCGGAACGACATAGACGGCTAAAAAACATATTTCCTGGAGCATTAGGTGCACTAGATGGAACACTTGTACACGCAGTTGTGCCTGTTGATGAACAAACTCGCTataggggaagaggaaaag ataaatattacctttgtgatgccGCATACACCAACACCCGTGGATTTATGGCTCCTTACCGCAatactaggtattggttagcTGATTTTCGAAGAAACAGAGCTTTAACAAAGGAAGAAATGTTCAATCATGCtcatgcacaacttagaaatATCATTGAACGTGTTTATGGTGTATTGAAGATGAGATTTCCAATTTTAAAACGTATGGCTCCTTATCCTTTTCCAGTGCAAAGAGATATAGTTATTGCCTGTGTTgcggtccataattttataaagaaatacGATATTCAAGATGACCTATTTACGAATTTTGAACAAAACACTATGGTTACTCCTAATGtgggaggtggaggaaatgaggGCCAAAACATACAAGGCATAGAATGGGGTTCAGAAGCCGTTGAGTATATGACTACTTTGCGTGACCATATTGCTAATCAGTTACTTTCAAATGGTTCACGTTAA
- the LOC128132976 gene encoding L10-interacting MYB domain-containing protein-like, with the protein MAEKKSRASWSSDFVNKTFLDACIEELTSNGREGSGLKEHGFVVDKKQMKYHYDYLKSKYAVWLKLKNKTGNLYNLITNTFQMTDEEWKAEAKLNKMVEKLRNAPLLYPDLCTQLSDGATSTGAASWGPSSTLPYSAEVFTTQDYEDIEMVDTPPQMDIPASASTVPPPTSASHASGDSSGRSKNKRGKRNAPTDTLDDDIKEVGKEIMKAAQAFAQTNNLDKEMDECIEKLKGLEWGDSDPKYITALMLFAENAGNRKIWLRLESSTCELWVKSAGKNFGLLG; encoded by the exons ATGGCAGAAAAGAAAAGTAGAGCTAGTTGGTCTTCGGATTTTGTGAACAAAACTTTTCTTGATGCATGTATCGAAGAACTGACAAGTAACGGTCGGGAGGGTAGTGGTCTCAAAG aacatggCTTTGTTGTTGACAAGAAACAAATGAAATATCATTATGACTACTTGAAAAGCAAGTATGCAGTTTGGttgaaattaaaaaacaaaactgGGAATCTTTATAATCTTATCACAAACACGTTTCAAATGACGGATGAAGAGTGGAAAGCGGAGGCGAAg TTGAACAAGATGGTCGAGAAATTAAGAAATGCACCCCTCCTTTACCCTGATCTGTGCACCCAGTTGTCTGACGGTGCGACCTCGACCGGTGCTGCTAGTTGGGGACCATCTTCGACACTCCCTTACTCTGCAGAAGTGTTTACTACACAAGATTATGAGGATATCGAGATGGTAGATACACCACCTCAAATGGATATCCCAGCCTCAGCTTCAACAGTACCCCCACCTACAAGTGCATCACATGCAAGTGGAGATTCGTCTGGTCGGTCCAAAAACAAAAGAGGAAAACGAAATGCACCCACGGACACGCTAGATGATGACATAAAAGAGGTTGGCAAGGAAATTATGAAGGCGGCTCAGGCGTTCGCGCAAACTAATAATCTTGACAAGGAGATGGATGAGTGTATTGAAAAATTGAAAGGCTTAGAGTGGGGAGATTCTGATCCGAAATACATCACTGCTCTTATGTTGTTTGCTGAAAATGCTGGTAACAGGAAAATTTGGTTACGCCTTGAGTCTTCGACTTGTGAGTTGTGGGTGAAAAGTGCGGGAAAGAATTTTGGATTACTTGGTTGA